From the Deinococcus misasensis DSM 22328 genome, one window contains:
- a CDS encoding type 4a pilus biogenesis protein PilO: MKLKQRDIAFISIAATLLLILGWYFWLYQPKGVEIANKVLEKDNLQLQLDRAKAAAARLPQLRLEVAQLELEKQEFLQQLPETLRFGEFLQDLRQIVADSGSTLLSIAPQAVDQSTLPAGVVPINVALNLDTTFPGLLSVVSAIQELQRFSTINNINLKIESVNRSTASNPKLTAALTITVYTFDVQKALQQSQPQTQPEGGTTPPAQPGGTSAPEGGNAS; encoded by the coding sequence ATGAAGCTCAAACAGCGTGACATTGCCTTCATATCCATTGCAGCAACGCTTCTGCTGATCCTGGGATGGTATTTCTGGCTGTACCAGCCCAAAGGTGTTGAAATTGCCAACAAGGTCCTGGAGAAGGACAACCTGCAATTGCAGTTGGACCGTGCCAAAGCAGCAGCGGCGCGCTTGCCTCAACTGCGGCTTGAAGTTGCCCAGTTGGAACTGGAAAAACAAGAATTCTTGCAGCAGTTGCCTGAAACCTTGCGCTTTGGAGAGTTCCTGCAAGACCTCCGCCAAATTGTGGCCGATTCTGGAAGCACCCTGTTGAGCATCGCCCCTCAAGCGGTGGACCAGAGCACCCTTCCTGCAGGTGTGGTTCCCATCAATGTGGCCCTCAACCTGGACACCACCTTCCCAGGACTGTTGTCCGTGGTTTCTGCAATCCAAGAACTGCAGCGCTTCTCCACCATCAACAACATCAACTTGAAAATTGAAAGCGTCAACCGAAGCACTGCAAGCAATCCAAAGTTGACAGCTGCTCTGACCATCACGGTGTACACCTTTGATGTCCAAAAGGCCCTTCAGCAAAGCCAACCTCAAACCCAACCTGAGGGTGGCACCACTCCTCCTGCTCAACCCGGCGGAACTTCAGCTCCCGAGGGAGGAAATGCGTCATGA
- a CDS encoding type II secretion system protein GspD, with translation MTIQTGSSSNNLVVLLQALGNSVGLTVVTDGVPVDKTVNYNISNKPFREVWDLLIRLNDLDFEILGNDIVVVGPKSVVDKFRPAPPVELPKVVAEPVVRSFYTVKTDADSVIKFLQETAKDVSITRFGSSRLIAISGTAAQQQEVSSLLQVIDVVTTAPTTPVAESTERRFYGTNLSADEVAAFLKAEVPGAQINRVGQSRTLSITATAQQHDEIATLLATIDPPPPPPAVVPAPEPTERRFYTANMAPEDLVAFLKAEVPSAVVNRVGTTRTLSITATAKQQEEIATLLASVDPAPQPVQVDNAPAVPAAEPPVRRFYTTNIAPDEIITFLKAEVPGATINRVGTTRTLSITATAKQQEEIATLLSSVDIAPEQPAPVVRIQQIFKLSNAKADDLKAVLTQTFAANNNANNANNDNPNLIIVNPNANANNANNAQPQDVATQAPDIISDVRTNSLIVRGTQAQLNQISDAILALDKRVPQVNVQVRIQEITRTAANTLGLDWTAPFGNFSTLRFGAEGIKSVFNAANNLVGFNLGATLEAMERQNLLKRVDDSSLTLQSGQAEPATIKSGGTLTVSLVGAGVTIERSLDYGVTVNISNLQVSNDGTITMKVNASVKNFTTAPTDPELINLTNNEASTLLSFKSGSTVLLGGLLSINKKDNTTGIPVLSSIPVIGGLFKKTEIEDKETQLMLVITANTVE, from the coding sequence GTGACCATCCAAACAGGCAGCAGCAGCAACAACCTGGTGGTTTTGCTGCAAGCACTGGGCAACTCTGTGGGCCTGACTGTGGTCACAGATGGGGTTCCCGTTGACAAAACAGTCAACTACAACATTTCCAACAAGCCCTTCAGAGAGGTTTGGGATCTGTTGATTCGCCTCAATGACCTTGATTTTGAGATCCTCGGCAATGACATTGTGGTTGTGGGTCCCAAATCTGTGGTGGACAAGTTCCGTCCTGCACCTCCTGTTGAGCTGCCCAAAGTGGTTGCTGAACCCGTGGTCAGATCGTTCTACACGGTCAAAACCGATGCCGACTCTGTCATCAAATTCCTGCAGGAAACCGCCAAAGATGTTTCCATCACCCGCTTTGGCTCCAGCCGTCTGATTGCCATTTCAGGCACTGCAGCACAGCAGCAGGAAGTGTCAAGTCTGCTTCAAGTGATCGATGTGGTCACCACCGCTCCAACCACCCCTGTGGCAGAGAGCACCGAGCGTCGCTTCTATGGCACGAACCTTTCCGCAGATGAGGTGGCTGCCTTCCTGAAAGCCGAAGTGCCTGGAGCACAAATCAACCGTGTGGGGCAATCCCGTACACTCTCCATCACCGCCACAGCACAACAGCACGATGAAATTGCCACTTTGCTGGCCACCATCGATCCACCCCCACCCCCCCCTGCTGTTGTGCCTGCTCCAGAGCCCACCGAACGTCGTTTTTACACTGCGAACATGGCTCCTGAAGACCTCGTGGCTTTCCTGAAAGCCGAAGTGCCTTCAGCTGTGGTCAACCGTGTGGGAACCACCCGCACCCTGTCCATCACTGCCACCGCCAAACAGCAAGAGGAAATTGCAACCCTGCTGGCCAGTGTGGATCCTGCTCCACAACCTGTGCAGGTGGACAATGCTCCAGCAGTGCCTGCTGCCGAGCCACCTGTCCGACGTTTCTACACCACCAACATTGCTCCAGATGAAATCATCACCTTCCTGAAAGCGGAAGTTCCAGGAGCAACCATCAACCGTGTGGGAACCACCCGCACCCTGTCCATCACTGCCACTGCCAAACAGCAAGAGGAAATTGCAACCCTGCTGTCCAGTGTGGACATTGCCCCTGAGCAACCTGCACCTGTGGTGCGCATCCAGCAGATTTTCAAGCTTTCCAATGCCAAAGCAGACGATCTGAAAGCCGTGCTCACCCAAACCTTTGCAGCCAACAACAACGCCAACAACGCCAACAATGACAATCCCAACCTGATCATTGTCAATCCCAATGCCAATGCCAACAACGCCAACAATGCCCAACCACAAGATGTGGCCACGCAAGCCCCAGACATCATTTCCGATGTTCGCACCAACTCCTTGATTGTGCGTGGCACCCAGGCCCAGCTCAATCAGATTTCAGATGCCATTTTGGCTCTGGACAAGCGTGTTCCACAGGTGAACGTGCAGGTTCGCATTCAGGAAATCACCCGTACTGCAGCCAACACCCTTGGTCTGGATTGGACGGCCCCTTTTGGCAATTTCTCCACCCTCCGATTTGGAGCGGAAGGCATCAAGTCGGTTTTCAACGCAGCCAACAACCTGGTGGGCTTCAACCTGGGAGCCACACTGGAAGCCATGGAACGTCAAAACCTGCTCAAGCGTGTGGATGACTCCAGCTTGACCTTGCAAAGCGGTCAGGCAGAACCTGCCACCATCAAATCTGGGGGCACCTTGACCGTGAGCCTTGTGGGTGCAGGTGTGACAATTGAGCGTTCACTGGACTACGGGGTCACGGTCAACATCAGCAACCTGCAGGTTTCAAACGATGGCACCATCACCATGAAGGTCAATGCCAGCGTGAAGAACTTCACCACTGCCCCTACAGATCCAGAGCTGATCAACCTGACCAACAACGAAGCTTCCACCTTGCTTTCGTTCAAATCCGGTTCCACTGTGCTTCTGGGTGGCCTGCTGAGCATCAACAAGAAAGACAACACCACAGGCATCCCCGTCCTTTCCAGCATTCCTGTGATTGGTGGTCTGTTCAAGAAGACCGAAATCGAAGACAAAGAAACCCAGCTGATGCTGGTGATCACCGCCAACACTGTCGAATAA
- the aroC gene encoding chorismate synthase gives MKFLTAGESHGPQLTTIIEGLPSQLPLTAEDINPWLAKRQSGYGRGRRMQIETDQVLFMSGVRAGRTTGAPLTMVVENKDHRNWTEIMSPEPGNEPRKKSLTRARPGHADLAGGIKYRHKDLRDVLERASARETTMRVAVGAIALKLLSELDIVGINYVSSLCDIDCDVPFTWDLVDAIEGSLVRCPDPEASQKMVERIDQAKKDGDTLGGILEVRFKNLPMGLGSHVHWDRKLDGRIAQAVMSVQAVKGIEIGYGFRGTRMPGSQVHDAIYREDGKGYYRTTNGAGGLEGGMTDGEDLVVRIALKPIATLMNPLPSIDVVTKQPADAALERSDTTAVPAAGVIMQCVIGYVLAEAILEKFGGDTLPEIQERVQEYRKFVAEY, from the coding sequence ATGAAGTTCTTAACCGCAGGCGAATCTCACGGTCCACAGCTGACCACCATCATTGAAGGGCTGCCTTCACAACTTCCATTGACGGCTGAAGACATCAACCCATGGCTGGCCAAACGCCAGAGTGGTTATGGCCGGGGTCGCCGGATGCAAATTGAAACCGATCAGGTGCTCTTCATGTCTGGCGTGCGTGCCGGTCGGACCACCGGAGCACCCCTGACCATGGTGGTGGAGAACAAAGACCACCGCAACTGGACCGAGATCATGAGCCCAGAACCGGGAAACGAGCCTCGCAAGAAGTCATTGACCCGTGCCCGTCCTGGTCACGCCGACCTTGCTGGAGGCATCAAATACCGCCACAAGGACCTGCGTGATGTGCTGGAACGCGCCAGTGCCCGCGAAACCACCATGCGGGTGGCTGTGGGTGCCATTGCCCTGAAACTGCTGTCCGAACTGGACATTGTGGGCATCAATTACGTGTCCAGCCTGTGTGACATTGATTGCGACGTGCCTTTCACCTGGGACCTTGTGGATGCCATTGAGGGTTCTCTGGTGCGTTGCCCTGATCCCGAGGCCTCCCAGAAGATGGTGGAGCGCATCGATCAGGCCAAAAAGGATGGCGACACCCTCGGGGGCATTCTGGAAGTGCGCTTCAAGAACCTGCCGATGGGTCTGGGTTCCCATGTGCACTGGGACCGCAAATTGGATGGGCGTATTGCGCAGGCCGTCATGAGCGTGCAGGCCGTGAAAGGCATCGAAATCGGCTATGGCTTCCGTGGCACCCGCATGCCCGGTTCTCAGGTGCATGATGCCATTTACCGCGAAGACGGCAAAGGGTACTACCGCACCACCAACGGCGCAGGTGGCCTTGAAGGGGGCATGACCGATGGTGAAGATCTGGTGGTCCGCATCGCCCTGAAACCCATCGCCACCCTGATGAACCCCCTGCCTTCCATTGATGTGGTCACCAAGCAACCTGCCGATGCCGCTCTGGAACGCTCTGACACCACGGCCGTTCCTGCTGCTGGTGTGATCATGCAGTGCGTGATCGGTTACGTGCTGGCAGAGGCGATCCTTGAGAAGTTCGGCGGTGACACCCTTCCAGAGATTCAAGAACGGGTGCAGGAATACCGCAAATTTGTTGCCGAGTACTGA
- a CDS encoding shikimate kinase, which translates to MDELMFSHAKIDRPVRWLALAGFMGTGKSRVGWELSRRLLLNFVDTDKVIERVSGMKISEIFEYYGEETFRAYEREVLKRTTHLDLAVVSLGGGAFVNPENRAVLKARGPVVVLHATPETIFQRTRKSDRPLLKVEDPVARIKTLLQERGPAYAEGDIHIHTDHHPSEQVVLEIIEKLWEYRHAQDSRSGQ; encoded by the coding sequence ATGGACGAATTGATGTTCAGCCATGCCAAAATTGACCGTCCGGTGCGCTGGTTGGCTCTGGCAGGCTTCATGGGCACCGGGAAAAGCCGGGTGGGATGGGAACTGTCGCGCCGTTTGCTCCTGAACTTCGTGGACACCGACAAGGTGATCGAGCGGGTCAGTGGCATGAAGATCAGCGAGATTTTCGAGTATTACGGAGAAGAAACCTTCCGGGCCTATGAACGGGAAGTGTTGAAGCGCACCACCCATCTGGATCTGGCGGTGGTGTCTCTGGGCGGAGGGGCATTCGTGAACCCAGAGAACCGGGCAGTCCTGAAGGCCAGAGGTCCGGTGGTGGTGTTGCATGCCACCCCAGAAACCATTTTCCAGCGCACCCGCAAGAGTGACCGCCCTTTGCTCAAAGTCGAAGATCCCGTGGCCCGCATCAAAACCCTGTTGCAGGAGAGGGGTCCCGCTTATGCAGAGGGGGACATCCACATCCACACCGACCATCATCCCAGCGAGCAGGTGGTGCTGGAGATCATCGAGAAACTCTGGGAGTACCGTCATGCACAAGATTCACGTTCAGGTCAGTGA
- a CDS encoding 3-dehydroquinate synthase: MHKIHVQVSEPYTVTVGFDLLETLDLPANTALIYDSNLPQSTLDRLKDRVRLLIPLPAGEACKNFTVLADVLSQLAAANFTRDSLIVALGGGATSDLVGFVAASYLRGVRFINLTTTLLGMVDASVGGKTGINLPEGKNLVGAFWQPQSVHADLGTLASLSPQVFKEGMSEMFKHHLLDKEAPVSKFYELEDIHSEVFAAELARSIQVKAHIVSIDPHEKKERAYLNFGHTLAHALEAVSKHQISHGEAVAYGMHYAAFLSRNMGGQDLTSRTRGFLEWMKPVPLPNRDFGVLHGYMARDKKADAEGVRFTLLQDHGLPYLARVPLQVQQDSFEQFLQDL; encoded by the coding sequence ATGCACAAGATTCACGTTCAGGTCAGTGAGCCTTACACCGTCACGGTGGGTTTCGATTTGCTGGAAACCCTCGATTTGCCTGCCAACACCGCACTCATTTACGACAGCAACCTGCCCCAGAGCACCCTCGACCGCCTGAAAGACCGCGTCCGGTTGCTGATTCCACTGCCTGCCGGAGAAGCCTGCAAAAACTTCACCGTGCTTGCAGATGTGCTGTCTCAACTGGCCGCAGCCAATTTCACGCGGGACAGCCTGATTGTGGCTCTGGGCGGAGGGGCCACCAGCGATCTGGTGGGCTTTGTGGCCGCCAGTTACCTGCGTGGGGTGCGGTTCATCAACCTGACCACCACCCTGCTCGGGATGGTGGATGCCAGTGTGGGTGGAAAAACCGGCATCAATTTGCCAGAGGGGAAAAATCTGGTGGGTGCGTTCTGGCAACCCCAGAGCGTGCATGCCGATCTGGGCACCCTTGCAAGCCTCTCTCCGCAGGTCTTCAAAGAAGGCATGTCCGAGATGTTCAAGCACCACCTACTGGACAAAGAAGCACCAGTCAGCAAATTCTACGAACTGGAAGACATCCACAGTGAGGTGTTTGCCGCAGAACTGGCCCGCAGCATTCAGGTGAAAGCCCACATCGTGTCCATTGATCCGCACGAGAAAAAAGAGCGGGCTTACCTGAATTTTGGTCACACGCTGGCACATGCTCTGGAAGCCGTCTCCAAACACCAGATTTCCCATGGTGAAGCGGTGGCTTACGGCATGCACTATGCTGCCTTCCTTTCCCGCAACATGGGTGGGCAGGACCTCACCTCCAGAACCAGAGGTTTTCTGGAATGGATGAAACCCGTTCCTTTGCCCAATCGGGATTTTGGGGTGCTTCATGGCTACATGGCCCGAGACAAAAAAGCCGATGCTGAAGGGGTGCGTTTCACTCTGCTGCAAGACCACGGTCTCCCCTATCTTGCCCGTGTGCCTTTGCAGGTTCAGCAGGACAGTTTCGAGCAGTTCTTGCAAGACCTTTGA
- the aroQ gene encoding type II 3-dehydroquinate dehydratase — protein sequence MILVLNGPNLNLLGTREPGVYGATTLTDLEAMCENWGAELGTNVTCRQSNYEGQLLEWIHEAESHGFTGIVINPGAFTHYSYALRDAIAGQKLPVVEVHISNVDAREEFRHKSVTAAVCKGKISGLGVYGYRLAMDYLMETQGS from the coding sequence ATGATTCTTGTTTTGAATGGACCGAATTTGAACCTGCTGGGCACCCGTGAACCCGGTGTGTATGGGGCCACCACCCTCACCGATCTGGAAGCCATGTGCGAAAACTGGGGCGCAGAACTGGGCACCAACGTCACCTGTCGCCAGAGCAATTACGAAGGCCAGTTGCTGGAATGGATCCATGAAGCCGAAAGCCACGGTTTCACGGGCATCGTGATCAATCCCGGAGCCTTCACCCATTATTCGTATGCTTTGAGGGACGCGATTGCAGGACAAAAATTGCCTGTCGTGGAGGTGCACATCTCGAATGTGGATGCCCGCGAAGAATTCCGGCACAAATCGGTAACTGCAGCAGTTTGCAAAGGGAAAATCAGCGGTCTGGGGGTTTATGGCTACCGACTGGCCATGGATTACCTGATGGAAACGCAAGGTTCATGA
- a CDS encoding PQQ-dependent sugar dehydrogenase, whose product MRPLVYSTLGLMLLSSASAAQCGGLPALNVKTPKGYCVAIVQKNLKFPRGVLALSDGRVLVVEMGGWGAKLGGVALWTPGKPLQRLFSGLDRPHGIRQGPDGQIYVAEDSQILRFDLKDPKSRTVWIKGLPDDGRHPLKSFVFDAQNQLVVNYGSVTDNCENQKGKSACTETATRSLLKKFNIDWEQGGKVLGSETLAKGLRNSMGLAVHPSGTLLQAENSRDALASILKVDDEDLPHDELNVIQAGRFYGWPYCYDNQVNAPEFKTFKCQNSVKPTILLPGHSAPLGIAYSPANALPVLKNHVVVGLHGYRANGHRLVMYAVNDQGIPQGPLKNLVWDWDTKKDQKQGAPVDISFAPDGSFYFTDDKNGMLLRFQQK is encoded by the coding sequence ATGAGACCTCTGGTGTACAGCACACTGGGCTTGATGCTGCTGAGCAGTGCTTCAGCCGCACAGTGTGGAGGTTTGCCTGCACTGAACGTCAAAACCCCCAAAGGTTACTGTGTGGCCATCGTGCAGAAAAACTTGAAATTTCCCAGAGGGGTGCTGGCCCTTTCGGATGGGCGTGTGCTGGTCGTGGAAATGGGAGGTTGGGGTGCGAAGTTGGGTGGAGTGGCTCTGTGGACACCGGGCAAACCATTGCAAAGGTTGTTCTCGGGGTTGGACCGTCCGCATGGCATCCGTCAGGGGCCTGATGGGCAGATTTATGTGGCCGAAGACAGCCAGATTCTGCGTTTTGACCTGAAAGATCCCAAAAGCCGCACCGTCTGGATCAAAGGGCTTCCAGACGACGGAAGGCACCCTCTGAAAAGCTTTGTGTTTGATGCACAGAACCAACTGGTCGTCAATTACGGCTCGGTCACCGACAATTGCGAAAACCAGAAAGGCAAAAGTGCCTGCACAGAAACCGCCACCCGTTCTTTGCTCAAAAAGTTCAACATCGACTGGGAACAGGGTGGCAAAGTGCTGGGCTCAGAAACACTGGCCAAAGGACTCAGGAACTCGATGGGACTGGCCGTGCACCCCTCAGGCACCTTGCTGCAAGCCGAAAACAGCCGGGACGCGCTGGCCAGCATCCTCAAAGTTGATGATGAGGACTTGCCCCACGACGAACTGAACGTGATCCAGGCGGGCCGTTTTTACGGTTGGCCTTACTGTTACGACAATCAGGTGAATGCGCCAGAGTTCAAAACCTTCAAGTGCCAGAACAGCGTCAAACCCACCATTTTGCTACCGGGACACAGTGCCCCTCTGGGCATCGCCTACAGTCCTGCAAATGCTTTGCCTGTCCTGAAGAACCATGTGGTGGTGGGCTTGCATGGCTACCGTGCCAATGGACATCGTTTGGTGATGTATGCGGTCAATGACCAGGGCATTCCACAAGGCCCCTTGAAAAATCTGGTCTGGGACTGGGACACCAAAAAAGACCAGAAGCAAGGCGCACCCGTGGACATTTCCTTCGCGCCAGATGGCAGCTTTTATTTCACCGATGACAAGAACGGCATGCTCTTGAGGTTCCAGCAAAAATAA